Within the Barnesiella intestinihominis YIT 11860 genome, the region TAGGGGTAATCGTGGAATTACCTATTGGAACGCGTACTGAAATTTCCAAAGAGATAGGTATGCGGTTGTATAATCAATGGATGGAACAATATCCCGAAATTGAAGTTTGTAACTTTACGGCAGGACAAGCCAGTACAGACAATACCTATGCTTCGATGACCGATAACGGTTCTCATATTTTGACCTTTAATATCAGTTTGAGTGATCCGGGAGAACGGAAGAGAACACTGTCGGAGATTTGTGATTTGATGCGTAAAGATTTGGCGGGATATCCCGAAATTAAGAAATCGCAAGTGAATTTAGGTGGTGGTATGTCGGCTATGGGTGGTGAGACCATGCTTGATTACGAAATCTATGGTTATTCGTTCGAAGAGACCGATAGTGTAGCGGCTCAGCTCTCTGCTTTACTCCGGGATATAAAGGGTGTTAGCGAGGTTCGTATTAGTCGTGCCGATTATCAACCTGAGTATCAAGTAGATTTCGACCGGGAGAAATTGGCTCTTAATGGTCTTAACTTGGCGACAGCTGCTACTTATTTAAGAAATCGTATTAATGGAGCTACGGCTTCCCAGTTCCGTGAGGAAGGGGAGGAATATGATATTAAAGTAATGTATGCTCCCGAATATCGTACATCGATAGAAGACATAGAAAATATTGTCGTTTATAATGCTCAGGGAAAAGGCGTTCGTGTGAAAGAATTAGGGACCGTTGTAGAGCGGTTTGCTCCGCCGACGATTGACCGTAAAGACCGTGAGCGTATCAATACGGTTTCGGCTATTCTTTCGGGAGCTGCGATGAGCGAAGTTGTTGCTGCGGCTCAGGAAAAAATAGACCAAATGTCGCTTCCTTCGGGTATCAGTATACAATTGTCCGGTACTTATGAGGATCAACAGGATTCTTTTGGCGACTTATTTACTTTGATGTATCTCATCGTGATTTTGGTGTTCATTGTAATGGCTGCCCAATTCGAGTCATTGACCTATCCGTTTATCATTATGTTCTCGTTGCCCTTTGCATTCTCTGGTGTATTCTTGGCCCTGTGGTTATCGGGCAATACGTTGAATGTGATGTCGTTGATCGGTGCGATAATGCTTATTGGTATTGTGGTGAAAAATGGTATCGTGCTTATCGACTATATATCGTTGAACCGGGAAAGAGGTATGGGAATACGTGAAGCCGTTGTAACAGGTGGACATTCTCGTTTGCGTCCTGTAATCATGACGACTTTAACTACGATTTTAGGTATGGTTCCTATGGCTATCGGTACGGGGCAAGGTTCTGAAATGTGGAGGCCGATGGGTACGGCTGTGATCGGTGGTTTGACAGTATCTACGATTTTGACATTGATTCTCATACCTGTACTTTATTGTGTATTTGCCTCTGTCGGTGTGAAGCGCAAACGCAAGAAACATCACGAACGACTGCTTCAAGATGTAAAGATAAATTCTAATAACTAAATCAAAATGTTCTGTTTTCCTTTTCCCAGAATCGGAAAAGGAAAACAGAACACTAAAAATATAATTCGATATGAAATCTGTTCTTATCACTTTTGATCAAGCTCACTATGTGCGAATTATCGAACTGTTGGATAAACTCTCTTGTCGGGGGTTCTCTTATTTCGAACAGATGAGAGGACGTGGTTCCAAGACAGGGGAACCCCACTATGGCAGTCATGCATGGCCTTCCATGTGTTCTGCCATTATAACCGTTGTCGAGGATAGTAAAGTAGAGCCGCTGTTGGAAAAACTGCATCAGATGGACGAGGCTACTCCTCAGCTTGGGCTACGGGCCTTTGTCTGGAATATAGAGCAAGCAATTTGACGGGTTTGTGTCCGAACATCACACACCCACCCAGAGGCTGCATCGAATATTTCGGTGCAGCCTCTGGGTGTATTAGGCCGTGAGGATATCTCAACGATTTGTCGAAAGGGGATAATTTGTAGTCCGATTGTCTTCATATTTCGGTAAAATCATTATTTTTGTATTGCATAAAATTGTGTACTATGAAACATTCAAGCATTTGGAGCTGCCTCATGATTTTTTCAGTAGTTGGTATCTCCTTATTGACATCGTGTGGGAGAAGTGGAAAAGTGGAAATCACTCCCTATATTCTCAACTTGCATTTGAAATATACGCACATTGATAATTTCGAGCACGGTATAGCTCGGGTGAGCATGGATACTAAGACTGAGTCGGGTCGCGAGACAGCTGTCTATGGTTGTATTGACGAGAGGGGCAAGGAGGTGATACCTTGTATTTATGAGCTGGTATTTGTCGAGCCTGGTGGTATCGTGGCTCTTTCGAAAGAGGGGGTGTACAAACTTTTTGTCTATCGCGACGGTGGGGTAGAGGAATTCTCCCTCCCGTCAGGTATTCAGCCGATAAGCGGTTTCTGTTGCGACCGTAGTGCGGTTTGTGACGAGTATTATAACTATGGTTATATCGATTCCGAGGGGAACCTTGTGGTGCCCTGCCGGTATGAACGTGTGAATGATTATAACGAAGGTTTGGCCGTAGTCGAACAGAATTGGAGAAAAGGATATGTCGATACCGACGGTTACGAGGTGTCTCCTGTCTCTTATCGGGGAGCAGAAATGTTTAGAAATGGCCGCGGCTGCGTGCAGAACGAGGCAGGACTCTATGGCTACGTCGACGAGACGGGCCGAGAGGTAATTCCCTGTCGGTTCGAAAAAGCCATCTCCTTTTATGGCGAGGTGACCCCGGCGTGTCTCAATGGTCTCTATGGTTTGATCGACAAAGACGGCGAGTTTATCTCGACCCCGCGTTATGAGGCGATGGGTATTTGTGACGTTGATGTGTTTTATTTCTATGAGAACGGTCTCTATGGCTTTGTCGATGCCGAGCAGAAAGAACTGACTTCGGCACGTTACGACCGGATAGGTGAATTATTCAGCGAGGGGCTGATTGATGTGGAACAGCAGGGTAAACATGGATTCATAAATAAGCAGGGCGAAGAGGTGATACCCTGCATATACAGTCGGGTGAGCCGGTTTGAAAATGGCTTTGCCCGGGTGGCTCGCAATGGGAGGGTAGGGTATATCGATACCGCGGGACGCGAAGTCTTTTTGCTCCCCTCTAACAGCTATGCGAGCACTTATCGCTCGGGCTACGGTGTGTTCTGTTTTAAAAGCGGTGGTGAGATATTCATCTTTGACGAGGAGGGTAACAGGCTCGACAGTAACGGTCGGGAGACTCCGGGTACCATCTCTGCTGGTAGTGAGACACCCGCCAGTGGTAACGTGGGTAGTGACGTGGTGTCTATTC harbors:
- a CDS encoding WG repeat-containing protein — protein: MKHSSIWSCLMIFSVVGISLLTSCGRSGKVEITPYILNLHLKYTHIDNFEHGIARVSMDTKTESGRETAVYGCIDERGKEVIPCIYELVFVEPGGIVALSKEGVYKLFVYRDGGVEEFSLPSGIQPISGFCCDRSAVCDEYYNYGYIDSEGNLVVPCRYERVNDYNEGLAVVEQNWRKGYVDTDGYEVSPVSYRGAEMFRNGRGCVQNEAGLYGYVDETGREVIPCRFEKAISFYGEVTPACLNGLYGLIDKDGEFISTPRYEAMGICDVDVFYFYENGLYGFVDAEQKELTSARYDRIGELFSEGLIDVEQQGKHGFINKQGEEVIPCIYSRVSRFENGFARVARNGRVGYIDTAGREVFLLPSNSYASTYRSGYGVFCFKSGGEIFIFDEEGNRLDSNGRETPGTISAGSETPASGNVGSDVVSIPAVSAPVSSGSNRSDPARRVEWEIRRSRAIEELTRLQMKLIEDPNSAAIKHNIQSQQNIINTCNEMIAIYQ
- a CDS encoding PG0541 family transporter-associated protein, producing the protein MKSVLITFDQAHYVRIIELLDKLSCRGFSYFEQMRGRGSKTGEPHYGSHAWPSMCSAIITVVEDSKVEPLLEKLHQMDEATPQLGLRAFVWNIEQAI